The following coding sequences are from one Helicobacter sp. 12S02232-10 window:
- a CDS encoding DUF5644 domain-containing protein: protein MSIHKLHLSVFRFDAKKDYNPFYEKCDFDYEENFLLSKILGSLSLRDFEYDKDIALKINGIAVFDDLKVDDLVERFGKEWILEPISIKYAFKDLLIDKQAVLSFYSAFFQAGDFLTSTEKAEFLKFININFISPQRNPDYYGDGFFLYVRWLFGRHPKEAKRLLKSIADAKNGVMNFVSVKRFVHPENDAIDKEIFEIQKMLTQASKCPFAGNEWSSFSRDIDSKYYFPSNQNSQKATKKPTYAIFNGYEKGWNFEPLIISARELLGKIGLETLDLNFCFDGGYWGHFCDYEKFLFANAYNMALAHKNGAILLLCDEDAYANAAYAKKILNSDDALVESINEKLKEYALSYDRNIEIKYLNEMIVNEFIWNVAQGFNGFGTVLFAGSFSSAVGKLCYDGFFEKISLKRYQTTFQNESYAHLFEVNRVSALKQSGAIRYEAIDCGIDFLLSASMGQFEMFDTYSKKASKLYERDFDPVPTLFLPQLVLISMGEKDYRKIGLHLHKNKVNFI, encoded by the coding sequence ATGAGTATTCATAAACTTCACTTGAGTGTTTTTAGATTTGATGCTAAAAAAGATTACAACCCTTTCTATGAAAAATGTGATTTTGATTATGAAGAGAATTTTTTATTATCAAAAATTTTAGGTTCATTGTCTTTAAGAGATTTTGAATACGATAAAGATATTGCTTTAAAAATAAATGGTATAGCAGTTTTTGATGATTTAAAGGTTGATGATTTAGTGGAGAGGTTTGGCAAAGAATGGATTTTAGAGCCAATTTCCATTAAATATGCTTTTAAAGATTTGTTAATTGATAAGCAAGCAGTTTTAAGCTTCTATAGCGCTTTTTTTCAAGCGGGAGATTTTTTAACTTCGACAGAAAAAGCAGAATTTTTAAAATTTATAAATATTAATTTTATTTCTCCTCAAAGGAACCCTGATTATTACGGAGATGGATTTTTTCTTTATGTGAGATGGCTTTTTGGGCGTCATCCAAAAGAGGCTAAAAGATTGCTTAAAAGTATTGCAGACGCAAAAAATGGTGTGATGAATTTTGTGAGCGTGAAGCGTTTTGTTCATCCTGAAAACGATGCAATAGACAAGGAAATATTTGAAATTCAAAAAATGCTTACACAGGCTTCAAAATGTCCTTTTGCGGGGAATGAATGGAGTAGTTTTTCTCGAGATATCGATTCAAAATATTATTTTCCTTCTAATCAAAATTCCCAAAAAGCCACTAAAAAGCCGACTTATGCAATTTTTAACGGTTATGAAAAAGGGTGGAATTTTGAACCTCTTATTATCAGTGCGCGCGAATTGTTGGGAAAAATCGGACTAGAAACTTTGGATTTAAATTTCTGTTTTGATGGAGGGTATTGGGGACATTTTTGTGACTATGAAAAATTTTTGTTTGCCAATGCTTACAATATGGCTCTTGCACACAAGAATGGGGCTATTTTACTTCTATGTGATGAAGATGCTTATGCTAACGCAGCATATGCTAAGAAAATTTTAAATTCAGATGATGCCTTGGTTGAGAGCATCAACGAAAAACTCAAGGAATATGCTTTGAGTTATGATCGCAACATAGAGATAAAGTATCTCAATGAGATGATTGTAAATGAATTTATATGGAATGTTGCACAGGGATTTAATGGTTTTGGTACCGTGCTTTTTGCGGGTTCTTTTTCAAGTGCGGTAGGCAAGCTTTGCTATGATGGTTTTTTTGAAAAAATTTCTTTAAAGAGATACCAAACAACCTTTCAGAACGAATCTTATGCGCATTTGTTTGAAGTGAATCGGGTTTCTGCATTGAAACAATCTGGTGCTATCAGATATGAAGCTATTGATTGTGGAATTGATTTTTTATTGAGTGCTTCAATGGGGCAGTTTGAAATGTTTGATACTTACTCTAAAAAGGCATCCAAACTTTATGAAAGGGATTTTGACCCTGTTCCTACGTTATTTTTACCCCAACTTGTTTTGATTTCTATGGGTGAGAAAGATTATAGAAAAATTGGGTTGCATTTGCATAAAAATAAGGTTAATTTTATATAA
- a CDS encoding TerB family tellurite resistance protein: MDIILLILAGVVVYYLYVTLQEYLKNPISVQSKDLRSETQEYDLSQDPYIQMNPFDKIRKTEFGIMVAIISKTLNQDNQSMMREILINATFKDMGLQMSGVENAAENLKEIYNSKDLDSLERLCKDFLQVTYGEYKKRLKFVEFLFALAYADGKLNEEEKENIIDVAAFLELSNEDFNKIYDDFDAQNGLEITMDRSKALEIFGMQEDFSQQELEEKFKDLVLSAKQNILDVKNLNKSFATESFKKLCEIRFAYNLLSHKETPL; encoded by the coding sequence ATGGATATTATTTTACTAATATTGGCAGGGGTTGTTGTCTATTATCTTTATGTCACGTTACAGGAGTATCTCAAAAATCCTATTTCAGTTCAGTCTAAAGATTTAAGGTCTGAGACCCAAGAGTATGATTTATCTCAAGATCCCTATATTCAAATGAATCCTTTTGATAAAATCAGAAAAACTGAATTTGGGATTATGGTTGCTATTATTTCCAAAACATTAAATCAGGATAATCAATCAATGATGAGAGAAATCTTGATCAATGCAACTTTTAAAGATATGGGTCTTCAAATGTCTGGTGTGGAGAATGCTGCAGAGAATTTAAAGGAAATTTATAACTCCAAAGATCTTGATAGTCTTGAGCGATTATGCAAGGATTTTTTACAAGTTACTTATGGAGAATATAAAAAACGTTTGAAATTTGTGGAATTTTTATTTGCATTAGCTTATGCCGATGGTAAATTAAATGAAGAAGAAAAAGAAAATATTATTGATGTCGCTGCTTTTTTAGAGTTGAGCAATGAAGATTTTAATAAGATTTATGATGATTTTGATGCCCAAAATGGTTTAGAAATAACAATGGATCGTTCCAAAGCTTTAGAAATTTTTGGAATGCAAGAGGATTTTTCGCAACAGGAATTGGAAGAGAAATTTAAAGACTTAGTTTTGTCTGCTAAGCAAAATATTTTAGATGTTAAAAATTTAAATAAAAGTTTTGCAACCGAATCTTTTAAAAAGTTGTGTGAAATTCGGTTTGCCTATAATCTGTTAAGCCATAAGGAAACGCCTTTATGA
- a CDS encoding flavin reductase family protein: protein MKIDFTNSSPLTKYKILSNSITPRPIAWVSTMDENGVINLAPFSFFAPISSDPIVFSICIMPKSDGSPKDTLKNIIKTKKATICMCDEKNLKSLNQTSAELEYGVSEAIKFQIELEVAESSYPPIIKGSPLAFMCNLYEILKIGENSKPILLEASKCFIDDKIYRQDLNFTLKNVGRVGKYYQLPSSLIDSKSL from the coding sequence ATGAAAATTGATTTTACAAACTCAAGCCCTCTGACCAAATATAAAATACTCAGCAACTCCATCACGCCAAGACCGATAGCTTGGGTCAGCACGATGGATGAAAACGGGGTGATCAATCTTGCCCCTTTTAGTTTTTTTGCTCCCATCAGTTCTGATCCGATTGTGTTTTCCATCTGTATTATGCCCAAAAGCGATGGTTCACCCAAAGATACACTTAAAAATATTATCAAAACTAAAAAAGCTACGATTTGTATGTGTGATGAAAAAAATCTAAAATCTTTAAATCAAACCTCTGCAGAACTCGAATATGGAGTAAGCGAAGCGATAAAATTTCAAATCGAACTTGAAGTTGCAGAAAGTAGCTATCCTCCCATAATTAAGGGAAGTCCGCTTGCTTTTATGTGCAATCTTTATGAGATATTAAAAATAGGCGAAAACTCCAAACCAATTCTTCTTGAAGCTTCAAAGTGCTTTATTGATGACAAAATCTATCGACAAGATCTCAACTTTACTCTAAAAAATGTTGGTAGAGTTGGGAAATATTATCAACTTCCAAGCTCTTTGATAGATTCTAAAAGTCTTTGA
- the waaF gene encoding lipopolysaccharide heptosyltransferase II, producing the protein MKILLRLPNWLGDAVMATPAFEMLKDKFPEASFSIIGTQAVCSLFEKDPRISSFFIDETKKSKCRILATYKFAKKIGKYDIAITFTNNIYSAMLLFWTKTPLKIGYAKNFRSFFLSHPIKFQSGIHQVLSYCNLLMPLLNQTQSQIAHNAPSLKLIASKNKYFSQTKVKIGINPGAAFGSAKRWLKEYFAETILSLIQKDYEIVLFGNQSDINATKDIIEIVKKLSTHQETIKNIIDLTGQTTISSLIDNIATLDLFITNDSGPMHIATALQIPLIAIFGPTNDQETSPWKHQNAIILNKKLKCAPCKKRTCPLKHQNCMKLITPDEVIAQANKLLNRNKR; encoded by the coding sequence ATGAAGATTTTACTGCGTCTGCCAAACTGGCTGGGCGATGCCGTGATGGCAACCCCTGCATTCGAAATGCTTAAAGACAAATTCCCAGAAGCTTCTTTTAGTATTATAGGAACACAAGCAGTATGCTCTTTATTTGAGAAAGATCCACGCATCAGTTCATTTTTTATCGATGAAACGAAAAAATCAAAATGTCGGATTTTAGCCACTTATAAATTTGCTAAAAAGATTGGAAAATATGACATTGCCATTACTTTTACTAACAATATTTATTCAGCAATGCTTCTATTTTGGACAAAGACTCCTTTGAAAATCGGCTATGCAAAAAATTTTCGTTCATTTTTTCTAAGCCATCCCATAAAATTTCAATCAGGTATCCATCAGGTATTATCCTATTGCAACCTCTTGATGCCTTTATTAAACCAAACTCAAAGCCAAATTGCCCATAATGCCCCAAGCCTCAAATTGATTGCCTCCAAAAACAAGTATTTTTCTCAAACAAAAGTAAAAATAGGCATCAATCCTGGTGCAGCATTTGGAAGTGCAAAAAGATGGCTCAAAGAATATTTTGCCGAAACAATCTTGTCTCTAATACAAAAAGACTATGAAATTGTCTTATTTGGAAACCAAAGCGATATAAACGCAACCAAAGATATTATTGAAATCGTGAAGAAACTTTCCACCCACCAAGAAACAATCAAAAATATCATCGATTTAACAGGTCAAACCACGATTTCCTCACTAATAGACAATATCGCCACCCTTGATTTATTCATTACCAATGATAGCGGTCCGATGCATATCGCAACAGCACTCCAAATTCCTCTCATTGCAATATTTGGTCCCACAAATGATCAAGAAACCTCTCCGTGGAAACACCAAAATGCCATCATTTTAAACAAAAAACTCAAATGCGCCCCGTGCAAAAAAAGAACCTGCCCGCTAAAACATCAAAATTGTATGAAACTCATCACGCCTGATGAAGTGATTGCACAAGCTAACAAACTTCTCAATAGGAATAAACGATGA
- the hisS gene encoding histidine--tRNA ligase, which produces MVVPRTLSGFKDRLPKEAMAKARLLAKVSQVFESFGFVPIETPHLEYADILVKQGSEEIQKELYRFKDHGGRDVALRFDQTVPLARFISQYHNEVGLPFKRYVIGNVFRGERAQRGRYREFTQCDFDFIGSHCIACDAEIIQVIYASMVSLDIEEFTVWLNHREILNGICKYFGIEDKKNIDTTLRVIDKLDKIGKDGVCEELKKELCIPDKKIEGLLNVMGIKQIGASDEFFSEIRYLKDWNDALKKGIGELEKLFEIFAELEMDPDTYRVNFSIARGLGYYTGIVYETTLNRLKNLGSVCSGGRYDNLTRTFSKENMSGVGASIGIDRLLAGLDELGLLSAKSTSARVLIICMSESYFGFAHKLAESFRHSQVATEVYPEINKLKKQFSYADSRGHEFVVVIGDEEYATKTITLKNMTSGMQLDRLSFLKALEIIKE; this is translated from the coding sequence TTGGTTGTTCCTAGAACTTTAAGCGGATTTAAAGACAGATTGCCCAAAGAGGCGATGGCAAAAGCAAGGTTATTGGCAAAAGTATCTCAGGTGTTTGAGAGTTTTGGGTTTGTCCCGATTGAGACCCCTCATTTAGAATATGCTGATATTTTGGTCAAACAAGGAAGTGAAGAGATACAAAAAGAGCTTTATCGGTTTAAAGATCACGGGGGCAGAGATGTTGCATTGCGATTTGATCAAACCGTGCCTTTGGCACGATTTATTTCGCAATATCACAATGAGGTGGGTTTGCCCTTTAAGCGCTATGTGATCGGGAATGTTTTTCGCGGGGAGAGAGCACAAAGAGGAAGGTATCGTGAATTTACCCAATGTGATTTTGATTTTATCGGTAGCCATTGCATTGCTTGCGATGCCGAGATTATCCAAGTTATTTATGCTTCGATGGTTTCTTTGGATATTGAAGAATTCACAGTTTGGCTCAACCATCGAGAAATCTTAAATGGAATTTGTAAGTATTTTGGGATAGAGGATAAAAAAAATATTGACACTACATTGAGAGTTATTGATAAATTAGACAAAATAGGCAAAGATGGTGTTTGTGAGGAATTAAAAAAAGAATTATGCATCCCTGATAAAAAGATAGAAGGTTTGCTTAATGTTATGGGGATCAAACAAATTGGTGCGAGCGATGAGTTTTTTTCAGAGATAAGGTATCTCAAAGATTGGAATGATGCACTTAAAAAAGGGATTGGAGAGCTTGAAAAACTCTTTGAAATTTTCGCAGAACTAGAAATGGATCCCGATACTTATCGGGTCAATTTTTCAATTGCTAGAGGATTGGGTTATTATACAGGCATCGTTTATGAAACTACTTTAAACCGCTTAAAGAATCTTGGAAGCGTATGCTCAGGAGGAAGATATGATAATCTTACACGAACTTTTTCGAAAGAAAATATGAGCGGCGTGGGAGCTTCCATAGGGATTGATAGGCTTTTAGCAGGTCTTGATGAACTTGGACTTTTGAGTGCAAAATCAACTAGCGCGAGGGTTTTGATTATCTGTATGAGTGAATCCTATTTTGGTTTTGCACATAAACTTGCTGAATCTTTTCGGCATAGTCAAGTTGCTACAGAGGTTTATCCCGAAATCAATAAGCTTAAAAAACAATTTAGTTATGCTGATAGCAGGGGACACGAATTTGTAGTTGTGATTGGAGATGAAGAATACGCAACAAAGACCATCACACTTAAAAATATGACATCAGGAATGCAGTTAGATCGTTTGAGTTTTTTGAAAGCTTTAGAAATTATTAAAGAATGA
- a CDS encoding metallophosphoesterase: MEDTPQIAQMQTYLFPFLASAIFLLLHLIVYRGLFYQLSNLKIIRNFLKLFTFLNFCGTVAYMFLRQFPLVPQWLYLLISISIGVVFSLFVSTIIYQFLNIFIHFITSKNKRTAYRNYLQRIVIVLSMIYIGYGIYNGESNPILKKISIPLANLSSPLKIVQLSDTHIGGLIEESRVKKMVELVNDQDPDLIVLTGDIVDTKLKNVLKAVDELKNLKATYGVYYVLGNHEYLHDIYNIIQKMKDLGFHVLINQNSLISKNGIPLINIAGNADLMGNRMGYLQPNIDKTFEGIQSNIPTILLSHQPKIIEKIKDKPVDIILSGHTHGGQIFPFSLAVLLQQPFLMGLHKIENDRFLYINQGTGFWGPPMRVGSHSEITLINLFPKP; encoded by the coding sequence GTGGAAGATACGCCTCAAATTGCTCAAATGCAAACTTATTTGTTTCCATTTTTGGCTTCGGCAATATTTTTACTCCTTCATTTGATTGTTTATCGGGGTTTATTCTATCAATTAAGCAACTTAAAAATAATTCGAAATTTTTTAAAACTTTTCACATTTTTAAACTTCTGTGGCACTGTGGCTTATATGTTTTTAAGACAATTCCCACTTGTTCCACAATGGCTCTACCTGCTTATCTCAATCTCAATCGGTGTTGTATTTTCATTATTTGTCTCTACGATTATTTACCAATTTCTAAATATTTTTATACACTTCATTACAAGCAAAAATAAACGAACGGCTTATCGCAACTACTTACAACGAATCGTCATTGTTCTCTCAATGATTTATATCGGTTATGGAATCTATAATGGCGAATCTAATCCGATTTTAAAAAAAATCTCCATTCCTCTTGCTAACCTTAGCTCACCCTTAAAAATTGTGCAATTAAGCGATACCCATATCGGCGGTCTTATTGAAGAAAGTCGCGTTAAAAAAATGGTTGAACTCGTAAATGATCAAGATCCTGATCTTATTGTGCTTACTGGGGATATTGTGGATACAAAATTAAAAAATGTCCTCAAAGCAGTTGATGAACTAAAAAATCTCAAAGCAACTTATGGAGTTTATTATGTATTAGGGAATCACGAATATTTACACGATATTTATAATATCATTCAAAAAATGAAAGATTTAGGTTTCCACGTTCTCATCAATCAAAACTCCCTAATTTCTAAAAATGGAATTCCCCTAATCAATATTGCAGGAAATGCCGATCTAATGGGCAACCGTATGGGCTATTTGCAACCTAATATTGATAAAACTTTCGAAGGTATCCAAAGCAATATCCCTACAATCTTGCTTTCACACCAACCAAAAATTATTGAAAAAATAAAGGATAAACCTGTTGATATTATCCTAAGTGGTCACACTCACGGCGGACAAATTTTTCCTTTTAGTTTAGCTGTTTTACTGCAACAACCTTTTTTAATGGGACTGCATAAAATTGAAAATGACCGCTTTTTATACATCAATCAAGGAACTGGATTTTGGGGACCCCCTATGAGAGTGGGCTCACATTCAGAAATTACACTGATCAATCTATTTCCAAAACCATAA
- a CDS encoding low molecular weight protein-tyrosine-phosphatase translates to MNILFVCLGNICRSPLAEAIAKHYVSKFGLVASIDSAGTSGWHNGETPCEGSILVAKKHHIDISGFRSRKVSVYEDSVFDIIVAMDQANVRDLLEMGFDRSKIRKLGEFGLENADVPDPYHYKNNEGFECVYNMIEKGVKHLIQQYFKVSVE, encoded by the coding sequence ATGAATATTTTATTTGTATGTCTAGGAAATATATGTCGCTCGCCTTTGGCAGAAGCGATAGCAAAGCATTATGTTTCAAAGTTTGGCTTGGTAGCAAGCATAGATTCGGCAGGAACTTCTGGATGGCATAATGGTGAGACTCCTTGTGAGGGTTCAATTTTGGTTGCTAAAAAACACCACATTGATATTTCTGGTTTTAGGAGTCGGAAAGTGAGCGTGTATGAAGACAGCGTATTTGATATTATTGTTGCAATGGATCAAGCCAATGTCAGAGATTTGCTTGAAATGGGATTTGATCGTTCAAAGATTCGCAAACTGGGTGAGTTTGGACTAGAAAATGCTGATGTTCCTGATCCTTATCACTATAAAAATAATGAGGGTTTTGAATGTGTTTATAATATGATTGAAAAGGGAGTAAAGCATTTAATACAACAATATTTTAAAGTATCTGTTGAATAA
- a CDS encoding arsenate reductase family protein yields MRLYGIKNCGSVQKARNFLDARNISYEFIDLKILKPSLDDIKKWVQIKGIDIVLNSKGTTYKRLGLKNMELDLNGKIEYCYENPLLLKRPIIDQFDGNKVIIGFNEQNYQEIFGAI; encoded by the coding sequence ATGAGATTATATGGAATTAAAAATTGTGGTAGCGTTCAGAAAGCACGAAATTTTCTTGATGCTAGAAATATTTCTTATGAATTTATAGATTTAAAAATTCTCAAACCTAGTTTGGATGATATAAAAAAATGGGTTCAGATTAAAGGAATTGATATTGTTTTGAATTCTAAAGGCACTACTTATAAGCGATTGGGACTTAAAAATATGGAATTGGATTTGAATGGCAAGATAGAGTATTGTTATGAAAATCCGTTATTACTTAAGCGTCCCATTATTGATCAATTTGATGGCAATAAAGTTATTATAGGTTTTAATGAGCAAAATTATCAAGAAATTTTTGGTGCAATATGA
- a CDS encoding SH3 domain-containing C40 family peptidase — protein MKIFLLAILTFLIIGCASKDAPLADLSLPQDASFYIQQGENISLSPKVLQDLKENYLKVWFSPWTSMKVDQNKDEVFWVAPSLLKNPGYGENLKKNPLEYTTEIYKDMDIQNYPSASIKAIITTDTSVRAVPSEKPRYNSPSGYPFDRWQNSLIFQGTPVLITHYDLSKEWVHIQSSFVYGWVKSSDIAKIHQKDIDYLLSLKNYVVPNRDKIPLYNSKGEFLTQARIGEIFAIKPADKTKVEKSNVKKVYVYKKNIDGYALLIPPEINDSDFSAFPKKIDADSMAGVINAMMGQRYGWGGILENRDCSAFTRDSFANFGILLPRNSASQVKYANNMIDLSQYSAKEKEQYIIKHATPFATILWLKGHIMLYIGTYKGKAMVAHSAWSISTSKMFSKQQNILGGVVITTLWVGKEKNGIFSRSKMLIDRVLGMSDLYDYALSVDLSEGQ, from the coding sequence ATGAAGATCTTTTTATTAGCAATTTTGACATTTTTGATTATAGGGTGCGCAAGCAAAGATGCTCCTTTGGCAGATTTGTCATTACCTCAAGATGCAAGTTTTTATATCCAACAAGGAGAGAATATCAGCTTATCTCCAAAGGTTTTACAGGATTTGAAAGAGAATTATTTGAAAGTTTGGTTTTCTCCTTGGACAAGTATGAAAGTCGATCAGAATAAAGATGAAGTGTTTTGGGTAGCACCCTCTTTGCTTAAAAATCCTGGTTATGGCGAAAATCTTAAAAAAAATCCTCTTGAATATACAACTGAGATTTATAAAGATATGGATATACAGAATTATCCCAGTGCTTCGATTAAAGCCATTATTACAACTGATACTAGCGTTCGTGCTGTTCCAAGTGAAAAACCTCGATACAACTCTCCAAGCGGATATCCTTTTGATCGGTGGCAAAATTCTTTGATATTTCAAGGGACGCCTGTTTTGATTACCCATTATGATCTTTCTAAAGAGTGGGTTCATATTCAAAGCAGTTTTGTGTATGGTTGGGTAAAATCAAGTGATATTGCCAAAATACATCAAAAAGATATTGATTATTTATTGTCATTAAAGAATTATGTTGTTCCTAACAGAGATAAAATCCCTTTGTATAATTCTAAAGGGGAATTTTTGACCCAAGCACGTATTGGAGAGATTTTTGCGATCAAACCTGCTGATAAGACAAAAGTCGAAAAAAGCAACGTTAAAAAAGTTTATGTTTATAAAAAAAATATCGATGGTTATGCACTATTGATTCCACCAGAGATTAATGATTCGGATTTTAGTGCTTTTCCCAAAAAGATAGATGCTGATTCTATGGCCGGAGTCATCAATGCGATGATGGGGCAAAGATATGGTTGGGGAGGGATACTTGAAAATCGAGATTGTTCAGCATTCACAAGGGATAGCTTTGCAAATTTTGGGATATTATTACCTAGAAATTCCGCATCGCAGGTTAAATATGCAAATAATATGATTGATTTGAGCCAATACAGCGCCAAAGAAAAAGAGCAATATATCATTAAACACGCTACCCCATTTGCGACAATTTTGTGGTTGAAGGGGCATATTATGCTTTATATCGGAACCTACAAAGGCAAAGCTATGGTAGCCCATAGTGCTTGGAGTATTTCTACTTCAAAGATGTTTTCAAAACAGCAAAATATACTTGGTGGGGTTGTGATCACAACCCTTTGGGTTGGAAAAGAGAAAAATGGCATTTTTTCTAGATCTAAAATGCTGATTGACAGGGTTTTAGGAATGTCTGATTTATATGATTACGCTTTAAGCGTCGATTTATCTGAAGGGCAATAG
- a CDS encoding zinc ABC transporter substrate-binding protein, producing MRVLIFILIFLGFSWGAGKINVIVSVIPQIYFVKKIAGDYANAIAMVPDGRSPETYEPLPSQIGQIKDASIYLGVGMEFERVWKDRFMGVNPSMKFLDLSKGLNLLEHSEDDHTQKHHKGHDPHIWMSVKLSKIQAHRIYEALSEIDPSRNLIYKKNLEKFLKEIDHLDSEVEAIFSENGAQKVFVVYHPAFGYLAREYGLKEITLENEGKSPKTKQMVALRKLITQKHIQVIYIQPQFSKQHITSLANDLKLKILELDPLKEDWENNILYICRTIATQGKNH from the coding sequence GTGAGAGTTCTAATCTTTATCCTTATTTTTTTGGGATTTTCTTGGGGAGCGGGTAAAATAAATGTAATTGTGAGCGTGATCCCACAAATTTATTTTGTTAAAAAAATTGCTGGGGATTATGCGAATGCTATTGCTATGGTTCCTGATGGCAGGAGCCCTGAAACTTATGAACCGCTTCCAAGTCAGATTGGGCAAATCAAGGATGCTTCTATTTATTTAGGGGTTGGAATGGAATTTGAGAGAGTGTGGAAAGATCGTTTTATGGGCGTGAATCCGTCGATGAAATTTCTAGATTTGTCCAAAGGATTGAATCTTTTGGAACATTCAGAAGATGATCACACGCAAAAACACCATAAAGGGCACGATCCACATATTTGGATGTCCGTTAAGCTTTCCAAAATTCAAGCCCATAGAATTTATGAAGCTCTATCTGAGATTGATCCCTCAAGGAATTTGATTTATAAAAAAAATTTAGAGAAATTTTTAAAGGAGATTGATCATCTTGATTCTGAAGTGGAGGCTATATTTTCTGAAAACGGGGCTCAGAAAGTTTTTGTCGTCTATCATCCTGCTTTTGGTTATTTAGCAAGAGAATATGGTTTGAAAGAGATTACCCTTGAAAATGAAGGCAAATCCCCAAAGACAAAACAGATGGTTGCATTGAGGAAACTTATTACTCAAAAACATATTCAAGTCATTTATATACAGCCTCAATTTTCTAAACAACACATCACTTCTTTAGCCAATGATTTGAAACTTAAAATTTTAGAGCTTGATCCTTTAAAAGAAGATTGGGAAAACAACATTTTATATATATGTCGTACAATCGCTACGCAAGGGAAAAATCATTGA
- a CDS encoding ABC transporter ATP-binding protein yields the protein MSCKLLECKDLFYRYGKEYVLKNVNFSVDESDFLAVIGPNGGGKTTLIKILLGLNKPNKGGVFYPNRSIFNPQSLIGYVPQDTTINSDFPIQAIDVVKMGFLKRKLFGCRMGKEETFAALDMLERLGVLHLAYKRISNLSGGQRQRVLIARALCGNPKLIILDEPTSSIDIKAQKEIYKILKTFNLNHTIIVISHDLSILLGYASRVLYVNREVVVHKIPKINLDTDGHICEVDLLDKFAI from the coding sequence TTGAGTTGCAAACTTCTTGAATGTAAGGATTTATTCTATCGTTATGGCAAAGAGTATGTTTTAAAAAATGTAAATTTCTCTGTAGATGAAAGTGATTTTTTAGCAGTGATTGGTCCAAATGGTGGGGGTAAAACGACTTTAATTAAAATTTTGCTTGGTTTAAATAAGCCCAATAAAGGTGGCGTTTTTTATCCCAATCGTTCTATTTTTAACCCCCAAAGCTTGATCGGTTATGTACCACAAGATACTACTATTAACAGCGATTTTCCGATACAGGCTATTGATGTTGTAAAAATGGGATTTTTAAAGCGGAAGCTTTTTGGGTGTAGAATGGGAAAAGAAGAAACTTTTGCTGCACTTGATATGCTTGAAAGATTAGGGGTGCTCCATTTGGCCTACAAAAGAATTTCTAATCTTTCAGGTGGGCAAAGGCAAAGGGTTTTGATAGCTCGTGCGCTTTGTGGCAATCCGAAACTGATCATTTTGGATGAGCCAACTTCAAGTATTGATATTAAGGCGCAAAAAGAAATTTATAAAATATTAAAGACGTTTAACCTCAATCATACTATAATTGTAATAAGCCATGACCTATCTATACTTTTGGGATATGCATCAAGAGTTCTTTATGTAAATAGAGAAGTGGTGGTGCATAAAATTCCAAAAATAAATCTGGATACAGACGGGCATATATGTGAGGTTGATCTGCTTGATAAATTTGCAATTTGA